TGTTTTAGCTAATATTAGAATGAAGGAGGATCGTATATGACCATAATCGAGCGCTTAGAAGAAAAGGTCACTAGGCAAGAAAGCAAGGTAGCAAGAGAGACAGAAAAACTCGCTGCTTACAAAGAGCAACTGGAGACAGCGATGTTTGCGACGTTCAAAAGGCGTCAAAGCATCAGTCACATGAGTTTTGAAGA
This genomic interval from Streptococcus oralis subsp. tigurinus contains the following:
- a CDS encoding DUF5965 family protein codes for the protein MTIIERLEEKVTRQESKVARETEKLAAYKEQLETAMFATFKRRQSISHMSFEEALDHAFGKERQFDDSEFRKDEMSE